The sequence below is a genomic window from Setaria italica strain Yugu1 chromosome IV, Setaria_italica_v2.0, whole genome shotgun sequence.
CAACTCCTAGAAAGGcatggatgaagaggaggaagaaaagacggaagaagaagagaaagaaaggaggaaggaagaaaggaaaataaactCCCCTTTTCTTCACATTTTTAGATCCGCCACTGCACGAGGCCACGGAACAATTGGCACATGGGCACGGCGACCACCAGCCTTCCTCCAAGAAAACGTCCCCACCACGCCGAATGACGACTGACGAGGCACGATATATTGTCGCACTGACGCCCACCCTGACGTTTTCGTGGACACGGCTGATGGACGTGACGAGCAACCTTGCTGTCACTCTCGGCCTTTTTCCGATTGTTCCCTTATGAGAAATCGTCTTGCGTTCTGGAGGGGCAAGCATAACGGCACTCGACTACCTGACACCTACGGCTACATAAAGCTCCCATGCCGCGCCGCTTGCTTGTGGCCAGTCGGGAGTAAGCGAGGGTGAGACACACAGAcacgcgcccgcgcgcgcgaggCCCAGAGCCCCAGAGATGTCGCCGCGGCCGCACTTCCTCGTCCTCACCTTCCCGTTCCAGGGCCACATCGCCCCGGCGCTCCGCCTCGCCAGGCGCCTGCTGGCCGCGGCGCCCGACGCGCTCGTCACCTTCTCCACCACCGAGGCCGCGCACAGCCGCATGTTCCCGGCCAagcccgacgacggcggcgccgaggtCCCCGATGACGACGAAGTCGGCGGCCGCCTCGAGTTCCTCCCGTTCTCCGACGGCACGGTGGCCGGGTACGTCCGGACCGGCGACCCGGGCGCGTTCAACGCCTACATGGCGCGCTTCCACGCCGCGGGGGCGCGCAGCGTCGCGGGGATCGTGGACGCGTTCGCGGCGCGGGGCCGCCCGGTCTCCCGCGTCGTGTACACGCTCTTACTCCCGTGGGCGGCCGACGTCGCGCGGGAGCGCGGCGTCCCGTCCGCGCTCTACTGGATCCAGCCGGTCGCCGTGTTCGCCATCTACTACCACTACTTCCACGGCCAAGACGGCGTCATCACCGAGCACCGTCACGACCCGTCCTTCGTCGTGGAGCTCCCGGGCCTCGCGCCTCAGACCATCGGCGATCTGCCGTCCTTCCTGACCGAATCCACCGACCCTTCCAATATGTTCCACAGCGTCTTCACCGGGATCCGCGACCTGATCGAAACGCTTGACAAGGAAAGCCCCAAGGCCACCGTCCTCGCCAACACGTGCCAAGAGTTCGAGCtggcctccctcgccgccgtggGAGCGCACGACGTGCTTCCCGTCGGCCCGGTGCTCCCGTCCGGCGACGAGTCCGGCATCATCAAGCAGGACGACGCCGAGTACATGGAGTGGCTCGACGCCAAGCCGGAGAATTCCGTGGTCTACGTCTCCTTCGGGAGCCTGGCTTCGATGGCGAGGGAGCAGCTCGACGAGCTCCTCCGAGGCCTTGAGGAGAGCGGGAGGCCCTACCTCTTCGTCATACGGAAGGACGTCAAGGTGGCACttgcggaggtggaggcggagatgATGGGGCGTCTCAAGAACGGCATCGCGGTGGAGTGGTGCGACCAGGTGAGGGTGCTGTCCCACACGGCGGTGGGTTGCTTCGTGACGCACTGCGGCTGGAACTCGGTGCTGGAGAGCGTGGCGAGCGGGGTGCCCATGGTGTGCGTGCCCCGGCTGTCGGACCAGCACATGAACGCGCAGCTCGTCGTGCGCGAGTGGCGCGTCGGCGTGCGTGCGCAGGTGGACGATGGTGGCGTGCTGCGAGCggcggaggtgcggcggtgCATCGATGAGTTGATGGGGAATttggaggcagcggcggaggttAGGCGAATGGCGGGGAAGTGGAAGAGGATAGCCGCCGAGGCCACGGCGAAAGGAGGGTCGTCAGATCGTAATCTCATGGCTTTCGTGGATGGGGCAAGGAGCACAATTACTACACTCTCTCCTTGTAACACGACTCATTGAGCAAGTTCATGAGCAATTTGATTCCTGGATATTCCTAATCTATTCCATTCTTGAACCAAACACAAACACAATGTGAGGAGTGAGAAGGTGATGGGTCACACTATTCCTTCAACCAAAAAATTCATTGGTGAATATTATGCATTGATACTATGTATTCTATGATTCTATATAACTCAGAGCAACTATCCATTGGAAATGCTCAAAAGTATTTAATTACGGTCCTGATCCAAATTTTCTACATAGGTGAAACTACACTACACTCTTTCCGATGTATTTATATCATTGAGGATTGAATGTGACATTCATCACAAGGACTTCTCTGCGCATCTTCGATGGCAATGCCAATTACAAATGGACAACGAGTAGCAGTACGGTCTGTCCTTTTCACCCTCATCTTTCAGCACGCTGATTAGTTCCAGCAGCTAGGTAATTCCGATGTAGAAACTCTACACAGGTCACTGATCATGATAGCTGCAGTTAAGTAAAACAACACGCCGAAGTTGATCCACTGGACATAATGTGTTGAATCTAGAGTTGTTTGAATTTTCCTTCTCAGTCCACACTGCTTGTAAGTCCTTGGGTATGATATTTGGGAAACACTAGTCCATTCAACCCGTGCTCCtacacgggctaatatttttaaaagctattgaatctgaaaattatttaaaaattaaactccttactaataattaaaattgttaccaactactctctcatttttcaaTACTTTAACATAATATACtcatatagatatgtacttatttttattcagttgtgattgatttttaattagtaattactctataaactTTTTGATCCACATttacacttttttttattttgtatcgcacctccatacattatgtttagcattaAAATCAATAATTTAATCAAtttctcacatacatgtataaatggtctaaatggtgacactcatcatgtgtatatactttaacttagtatttctatattaacaatgacataagaatcatatattaatttaattttggacatttctataGGATGCACaagaagataattagattaagatttagttatttattttatgttatttttaataatgacatatgtgggtaacttagatacaaatttagaataatATTTTAAATTATGCTTTATAATTATATGTACCAGTAAATTGGACGAAGATTATTaggttattttagattatttttttataatggtcgacctcagtaatttagatataggattatagtttatttttaatattttcataatgatagtggtgggtaaatttttagaaaatataatagatctatGATTATtggagtttacaggattggtgtttgattttttttccttttttttgagaatttataggatttatcttttttctagcatgtctcgtgggaactaatgcggagtctccaatgaaaaaaatgagaccatattgctacaaaactattagcATGAGCTACATCTcttttgttaaatattcgaacacaataatTATATAGATACATACTTATTATTttcatccgattgtgatagactttagttaataattactctataatattttcatccacatttataatctttaacttttcactttgcatcgcagatatgcgcttgaatttgtttaatggaccctaagtttgagctataattttaacataaaaaCATGTATTCTCATCACTTGCTCTATATCTTTACAAATGGTGAcgcacatcatgcgtatataccttagttattatatcatatactaaTAATGCaagaaatagacgatttagacttatatattgctgtatatttttaattaaggtgattggattcaaatgtagggttacctcatgttatttttaataatggcatatgtgtgtaatatagatgcaaatttaaggggttactttaagttttttaagtattagtggtgggcaatttaggtGCAAATTGAGgggattattttaaatattgtttataatggtatgaatgggtaattttgatgaaggttagggggttactttagttaattttatataattgcagaggtgggtaatttagatatagatttaggggttactttatgctatttttataatgatatatgtggttaattttttaaaaacgtaatagatccaatggctatgatgatttgagtctaccgattgatggccagatgttttgcttttttatgaGAATATCTACGCTTTCTCTCTATTTCTAGAGTGTTCACTTAGGAATCCTAGCTGGCTTCACCTGGAGACTTCAAAaagagcctccaattagtaatagtaagatagcaACACATGGCACCTTAGCTACTTAGCACCTGTGTTTTGTGCTATAAGATTCTCATAGGCGATCAAGAGAGAATCAATAAATTACGTATGGAACTCATTTTGAACATATACTACCAAGTTTTCAATAATTATCGAGTGCTTACCGTGAATGACCGACGGCTATTAGTTTTCCTTCAAATTTTCTCAATCGATCAGTGGAGGGCTTTAGTTTAAATTTTCTCAATCAATCAGTTGTTTAGTGTAATTTAAATATTTCCTAAGAGTAATTTACTAAGTGGCCAATGGTTTTCCTAGGGAACATTGATCGTGGATTCTTGGTTACTAATTTGTTTACCCCCGCAAGAATTATCCATATTATGTTACTAAATACTCGATTACTTGAGCATAAATCAGCAGCAACCTTCGGCCACTTGCGAAACATTGGATATGTTATAGTGATAGGATTTATGGTTCGAAAGTTCAAAGCCATGTTTTGCTGACGTCcatattacttttttttttaaattccaTTCAGTCCAAATGTCATGCAACTCcaattttaccttttttttccttgcccACTCATACATTTTGCAAATCCACATTCCAAAGAGCCCACCGTTTGTCCTCATTTGTGGAAAAAACTGGCCATGCAAGGCCAACAAACAAAAGGTCCAACTAAAGCTATCTATCACAGATTAGGGCTGTTGAACATACATGTCTGTTTCCTTTACTTGTTTTTACCAGCATGTTCCTTCAGGGCTGAATTTGGAATAAAATACTTGTGGATGAATCATTAGATTTATATAATACTTATAATCCTGAGTTAGATGACTTAGATGTTGTGAACTGAAAGTTCAATTCATACTGTTGTTGTTGATCCTGAAGAGTGGAAGGCAAGAATAATAATAAGACTAGAGTTGTTTAATTACTTACTATAGTTCGAATGTATATAATTTTGAGTTCCAAAGTCATGCATTTGTAAACTGTTCTTATGTAATAAACCACCCATCTTCACCGCCGCCTCATTCGTGATCGCTTCCCTCTGTCGAGACACCGTGAGACAAGATGTTAcgtgaaaaagaagatagaGCAGAACTGATCGATGAGAGGAAGGATGCAATGTAATAGTGGTTGGATGTTCATTTGATGGTCGAGACCGGCCGACTAAAATACGAAGAAATCAGTCATCGAACATGTAGGAACTGTGTTATCTAAAAGTTGATAATGACTCTTACTTTCTTTGATGGGAGAGTAAAATTTCAGTCAacgagaaaaaaaaaccctgcTATTTGTGCCATCTGCGGTAGCAAGATATGGCAGTGGAGACGAAACATTCGGCGCAAGGGCATTGCTCAAAGGACTTTCCCCCGGAACTAAATGTAACAGCTCACGGGCCAATTGGCCCAAACCATGCATGAGGTATGATAGCTCTAGCAATAGTCTCAAATAGGAAGTGGAGAGTGGATTGAGCTACCTTAAATAGCTAGCTCTAGGAAGCATTGCAACCTTAAGTTAACCCTTTTACGTGAAGTGAGGACAAAAGCGTAAGCAGGTTGCAGTGTAGGTGTGGTCCACTCAGCGTGCAAATTGGACATGCCCCCTTTTCAAGGCTGTGTCGTTACACTAAACCTCTCGTTGATATGTAAACCCAGCTGAGTGATGACGTTAAAACCTCTCCTTTATCTCTCCACCCAGCTCAGTGATGACGCTAGAAAAACTGTCACTACTAAAAAATTGAGCATTCGTCTAACGCGTTGGTATCAGGCTCCTTTTCGTCCAGTACCGGTCATCACGCATAGTGACACCGGAGCACCTGTAGTATCGGTTTGGAGtctcaaccagtactaaatggtggCACGTGGACCGCATGGTCAACAACTAGATTCCCCAGGAAGACATTTAGTACCAGCTGGTGGGTggagccggtactaaatggtgttcaTGCATGTTAGTACTAGTTGGTATCTTCAATCGGTACTAACATGCAACCATTTAGTACCGCCTCGACCCACCAGCCCGTACTAAAGGCAACTCTATAAAATGAGCTGCTTCTTCCTCCCCAAGCCTgagctcaaccatttgaccgAGAGCTCGGACATCTTCTTCACTCGACCCAGGGGAGGTAAAGGTTAGCAACTCCCTTCTCTCATGGTTAGTATTATATGCTTTATGTTTTGTAGCTAGAATGGAGAGTATGTTAGCTAGAATGAGGAGAATAGAGagtttttagaatgagttttatgttacaaatggagtacttagcttgttaattttttagaatgaggagaacaGTGAgtattttagaatgaggagaatggagattTTTTTAAATGAGTTTTATATTACAGATAGAGTATTTGTTAACTTTTCATAATGAGGAGAGtatttagaatgaggagaatggagcatttttttagaatgagttttatatTACAAATGGAATACttgttaattttttaaaatgaGGAGGATGGAGAGTATTTTAGAATGAGGATAATGGAGAGTTTTATTGCAGCATTTCTAGTGTGCTAACGACATGCAATAGATGGCAAAAAATGTTGATTTTAGGATttttggtgtaattttcatgtaactcgaatttaacaataattctatttctttgaccaataatttatttataaacacatttactctattttttcctacctaatattgatcaggttctttatctaatatggaGCCCTATGTTCAATTTTcacataatacgatgcagatgaaccgacaatggatgtaccacctccgctcctccaataccagagaaaagtatctgcacatggcatgaatgtgtTTATACTATTCTTTGGTATTGGAGGAGCAGAGGTGGCTCTCCATAGACTTGGAATTCGCATGAACAATGTGATTTCAGTCGAGAAATCCGAGGTGAACAGGAACATTCTAAAGAGCTGGTGGGATCCGACGCAAACGGGCACACTCATTGAGATTAGAGATGTGCAAACAATGACTTtagagaagattgagtcataAATTAGAATTATTGGTGGTTTtgattcttgactccgtgaagtccactatatggagcgtctgtagtctAAGTATTCTTATTGTCTAGTTCCAGAATGTAGCATTTTTCTTACTAGTGAACTATATTTTTCTtactagtgaatgatatgaaggttgattggtgtaattttcatgtcactctaatttaataATAATTCTATATCCATATCCATATATGTCTCCCAAAAACTGTATGCGATGCTCTAATAATTTTGTTATGTATTTGGTATAATTTTGTGGTACAAAATGCCGATACATCACCCAAACCCGAGCGCACTTACGTTTCCCCCGGATCCACCAGCGCAGCCTACTGGCGCTTCCTTCCCTGTCGGTCATGCAACTGCACTTACACCAAAGCATGGTACTTATGCCCTTTGTATTCTAATACCGATTTTATTACTCATTATATCATACTgatgatttttttataatttgtaTTGAAACTTGTTTTACCAATCGAGTGGTTACGACATGTAATAACTAACGTGACTCAACAAGCTCCTATggtgttacatgaacaaatgaGTCTGACAGAAGGAAGATATGTGGTTTTTCTATCCATTAGTTGCATGCGAGAGCAAAGACTTGGTCAAACAATTATTATCCATGTCAATTCTATTGCTGCACAACAGCCACATGTTGCCGCATGTAGTGCTGTGAGGCAGGCACTGATGTAAATAGAACGTCTGACAAATCACATATTTTCAGACTACAGTTACTTCAATATTAAAGCAGTCGAATACGATGAGCCGTCACACAAATGCCTAAATAGATACCACCAGCATATCAATCGCCCATCATATGTAACTTATAGTTAgtcattattttttaattttattttgtaATGATTTGCTAATATGTATATTAACACTTTTGTTCATTGCCATTTGACTCAAGGATGCACTATATAATAGTTTCATGCACGCCGACCAAGGTCTAGAAGAACTCCTACGTTAGGTACTGGGGAACATTGGCTAGACATTCACAAGAGCTGACCCGGGTCGAGTACGTGGTGGTTGGCAAGCTGACATTACCTTATCATCATCCACGACTTTGATGAGAATATTTTGAGAGACATTCCACATGCCCTACAAGACTAGGGAtagtgcgcgcgcgcgcgcgcgcacacacacacagatatatatatatatatatatatatatatatatatatatatatatatatatatatatatatatatatatatatatatatatatatatatatatatatatatatatatatatatatatatatatatatatatatatatatatatatatatatatttgaagTCGAAGACCATACCCAGCAGCATCCAGAATGTCAGGAGAAGATAGTGCGCGATAGAGGACATggcaaaaggaataaacagtGACTCTACTGTAGCCAGGACAATTATTAAGGAGCAGAGCGCCGTCCAGTTGTCCAGGCAACAGAAGAAGTGCATAATTGAGGAGTCTCCCGAAGCCTCTGCTGCGGCTATAAAAGGAGCTGCCGGATGAAGCATTCAGCATCAATAAACACACCACGAAGGCACGATCAAGAAGCagaagacctccacccacactccactcacaaaatactccatgaagacatccaccacctTGGAATTGCTCTGAGGGATTCCCACCATTAATAGTAACACCCCACTACCGTTGTATCACTCCACCACCTCTATAttactagaataaagggaggccgttggagctcgtCTCGCCGTTTGTAAAGTAACAAAGGTTTTTGCTAAGTActtggggtttcccgaaagggaaagccgcgtgtaagcttgtcccgtggaaatggattaagctgtcctagTAGTATCCCTACCTTCCCTTAAGCTCGTCCTTATGGGGCGGTGTCTCTatgctagggaccctagaggagaaacctctgcgtgtgtcgttctcgtgttagccctggtagcggcatttgaggagaaccctgtgtgcgcagagaagtgttcccttcagGTGGAACTGCTTGGGGAGACGGTAGAGACTGAGTCCTGTGTGCTCGTGGCTGGGGACGATGAGGATGAAGACctggctggcctggttctgaagcgagccagtgacgcatgcggtgagtaccgagtaggactgacacaaagcatagcagcacgactGGCTGAATCCTCGGTCTCGCTAAcacgcaaagatcctgagaatcaATATAATCAAGATACaaacctaatcacgcacccgcgcgtgccATACCTGCAGAATAGTTGGTGAAAGCGACCCCGAATAGCTGCTCAATAGTGCTCAATAGTGCCTAGAATAGTGCCGCCATATTTTGCTCATCCtaaggtgctccacccactcgcGGTGAGTGCCCGAGCGCTGTTCATTTTCCTAACTTGAATAGTGTgctgaatttgaatagtgccgCTCAATTTGAATAGTAACAAGAGAATTTGAATAGTGCAGTGAATAGTACTCGAAATTAGTAACCCGAAATTTAAGTTGCTTGATTTTCGTCCGTGCAATCGTAGTTTTTTCCCGTTCTAGTATCAGAGCCGTGGTTATTAAAATTGTGAATTTGAGGGATTTACTATACTTAGTAAAGATATTAGAATTGGTATTTACAACATCAAGTAAGTACTTTTACTTTTAATGGAAAGTTTAGAAAGCAAGATTCATTACTATGAACAAAAGCTAAATAAAATACCTCATGAATATAATACCTCTATGTTGTGTGAATGGCCTGCTATCAGAGAGGAAGAAGTTTATTTTATTAGGATGTTATATAAGTTAAAAAAGGATAGATATCtatatgacaaaaaaaaaatcaaaactcaAGTAATAAAGGAGCAAAAAGCTGAGTTGAAACCAGTGGACCTTGAAAGCAATAAAGCAGAAGAAGTTCCACAAACTAATAACAGGAAAGATACTACTATAAATAAAGAAGCCCAAAAGAAACATAAGGAAAAGTATCTTTTAGAAAGctatggagaagaagaagaaaataatgcGCAAAATCACAAAGATTTTATGAACTCTCTAGGTGATGATGAAATACATAATTTAGAAAATGCTATGGATGCACTAGAAATAAAAGATGAAGAAACAAGTGATTCAAAAGAAGCTAGAACTGAATTAATGGATCAAGAAGATTGTGAACATGATTGGATAAAAGGAAGAGGTGATTATAATATCAAATGTGCTTTCTGCATATATTACCCTAGTCAAGATAATAGATTTACATGTAGTGTATGTTTAAAACAAGCATGTGCTTCATGTTTAAAGAATACTAATCAGAAATAGAGACAAGAAATAGAAATAGTAGCAGAAGATAAAATATTAGTAAGCACAGTCAGAAATTTAGAAAATAGGATAAATATTTTAGAAGCTGAGTTAGAAGATCTATGAAGTAAAATAGAATTCAATAATAAGATTGAAGGAAATGTTAGTGGCAACATTGAGTTTAAAGATCAAGCTATAGTTGATAAAAATAATGAAAAAGCAATGCAATTAAAAGATGCCATAATTAATTTTGACTGTAAATATATAGTTAGGTTATcatttaaaaaaattgtaggaATAAGAATACCGGTAAAGGTATAATTAACACCTACCATCACTTACaaaatattagcattagtagaTACTGGTTGTACAAAGAATATTATACATGATAAATATTGTGCAAGATGTCCAGAGATAGTGCATACAATAGCTCAAGATAAAGCAGAAATATCTATTGATATGTCAGGATTAAAGAAGCTTCATAATCAGTTAGCTTATAACATTGAGATACAAATAAATAATACAAAATATATAATGGATGAGATCACAATAAGAGACCTATCCATGATAAATGATGATATGATATTGGGATTAAGATTTTTACAGTTTTTCTTACAAACAACAATTATACATGACCAAGGGATTACATTCATCCCTTATCAAGATAATATTCCATACATAACAGAAGTACAAAAAACTATAAGTTCTAATGAAGGAAAATCTAAACTAGAAACTCAAGAATCTGATGATAATATGTCTGGTGAGAATTATATAGATAAAGAATTAGGTGAAAGCATAGAAGAATTCCATATAGCAAATTAATGCATAGAATGTATCAGTCTGCAATCACTATCACCAAACTGGTATAGAGAtataaaatcaaagaaagatatAGATAAAATAGTACAAAGGTTAGAAGAAATCCAAATAATTGGAGAAATACCAATAAAATATTGGGATAAGAATGGTATAGTATGTAAACTTAAAATAACAAATCCTAATTATGTAATTAAGATAAGTCCTATAGAAGCAACACCTATAGATATAGAAGAATTAAAGATGCATATTGAAGAATTACTAAAGCTAGGAGCTATAAGAGAAAGTAGGAGTCCCCATAGGTCAACTGTGTTTTTATAGTTAGAAATCATGCTGAAATAGCCAGAGGAAAATCAAGAATGATTATTCATTATAAAAGATTAAATGATAATACTATAGATGATGGATATAATATCCCAAATAAGCAAGAATGGATAAATAGAATACAAGGAAGCAAATATTTCTCAAATTTGATTTAAAAGCTGGATTTTGGCAAGTAAAAATGGCAGAAGAATCAATAGGTTGGACTGCATTCACATGTCCTCAAGGTCATTTTGAATGGTTGGTAATGCCATTAGGTTTAAAAAATGACCCTGCTTTATTCcaaagaaaaatgcaaaatatttttaatga
It includes:
- the LOC101778526 gene encoding cyanidin 3-O-rutinoside 5-O-glucosyltransferase → MSPRPHFLVLTFPFQGHIAPALRLARRLLAAAPDALVTFSTTEAAHSRMFPAKPDDGGAEVPDDDEVGGRLEFLPFSDGTVAGYVRTGDPGAFNAYMARFHAAGARSVAGIVDAFAARGRPVSRVVYTLLLPWAADVARERGVPSALYWIQPVAVFAIYYHYFHGQDGVITEHRHDPSFVVELPGLAPQTIGDLPSFLTESTDPSNMFHSVFTGIRDLIETLDKESPKATVLANTCQEFELASLAAVGAHDVLPVGPVLPSGDESGIIKQDDAEYMEWLDAKPENSVVYVSFGSLASMAREQLDELLRGLEESGRPYLFVIRKDVKVALAEVEAEMMGRLKNGIAVEWCDQVRVLSHTAVGCFVTHCGWNSVLESVASGVPMVCVPRLSDQHMNAQLVVREWRVGVRAQVDDGGVLRAAEVRRCIDELMGNLEAAAEVRRMAGKWKRIAAEATAKGGSSDRNLMAFVDGARSTITTLSPCNTTH